One Burkholderia pyrrocinia DNA segment encodes these proteins:
- a CDS encoding electron transfer flavoprotein subunit beta/FixA family protein — protein MKVLVAVKRVVDANVKVGVKSDRTGVDIANVKMSMNPFDEIAVEEAVRLKEAGVATEVIAVSVGVAQAQETLRTALAIGADRAILVESNEGVEPLGVAKVLKALVDREQPSLVILGKQAIDDDSNQTGQMLAALAGLPQATFASKVVIADGRATVAREVDGGAETLSLQLPAVVTTDLRLNEPRYVTLPNIMKAKKKPLEVVKPDDLGVDVMPRVKVLKVNEPPKRAAGVKVPDVQTLVGKLKTEARVL, from the coding sequence TTGAAAGTGCTCGTGGCAGTGAAACGCGTGGTCGACGCGAACGTGAAGGTCGGCGTGAAATCCGACCGGACCGGCGTCGACATCGCGAACGTGAAGATGTCGATGAACCCGTTCGACGAGATCGCGGTGGAAGAGGCCGTGCGGTTGAAGGAGGCCGGTGTCGCGACCGAAGTGATCGCCGTGTCGGTGGGCGTCGCGCAGGCGCAGGAAACGCTGCGTACGGCGCTCGCGATCGGCGCGGATCGCGCGATCCTCGTCGAATCGAATGAAGGCGTCGAGCCGCTTGGTGTCGCGAAGGTGCTGAAGGCGCTGGTCGACCGGGAGCAGCCTTCGCTCGTGATCCTCGGCAAGCAGGCGATCGACGACGATTCGAACCAGACCGGCCAGATGCTGGCTGCGCTCGCGGGCCTGCCGCAGGCGACGTTCGCATCGAAGGTGGTGATCGCCGACGGCCGCGCGACGGTTGCGCGCGAAGTCGACGGCGGCGCGGAAACGCTGTCGCTTCAACTGCCGGCCGTGGTGACCACGGACCTGCGTTTGAACGAGCCGCGCTACGTGACGCTGCCGAACATCATGAAGGCGAAGAAGAAGCCGCTGGAAGTCGTGAAACCCGATGACCTTGGCGTGGATGTGATGCCGCGCGTGAAGGTGCTCAAGGTGAACGAGCCGCCGAAGCGCGCGGCCGGCGTGAAGGTGCCGGACGTGCAGACGCTGGTCGGGAAGCTGAAGACCGAAGCCAGGGTGCTGTAA